In Cydia fagiglandana chromosome 9, ilCydFagi1.1, whole genome shotgun sequence, a single window of DNA contains:
- the LOC134667580 gene encoding uncharacterized protein LOC134667580, with amino-acid sequence MLKYQQSRPWSMWWRRHSGWRARAALLVALSALLALRVRVPGASELAAELRAPPHKLAALLADFNSLRLLYPHISSSWKLESQWSNYTSWRYSLSFSCGARCAGAALVRAHDEYAAGPAHGAASAHQHRGDFTIHTCRKLPLLFWPDFCEELEVEWFVGGGEGGEGAARYVERARSRRALGAALLGWLGGGGLATARADHLRALRETFH; translated from the exons CAATCCCGCCCTTGGAGCATGTGGTGGCGACGTCACTCGGgctggcgggcgcgggcggcgctgcTGGTGGCGCTGTCGGCGCTGCTGGCGCTGCGCGTGCGCGTGCCCGGCGCCAGCGAGCTGGCGGCCGAGCTGCGCGCGCCGCCGCACAAGCTCGCCGCGCTCCTCGCCGACTTCAATAGCCTTCGGTTGCTCTACCCACATAT CAGTTCATCCTGGAAGCTAGAATCCCAATGGAGCAACTACACGTCGTGGCGCTACTCGCTGTCGTTCTCGTGCGGCGCGcgctgcgcgggcgcggcgctcGTGCGCGCGCACGACGAGTACGCGGCCGGCCCGGCGCACGGCGCCGCGTCCGCGCACCAGCACAGGGGGGACTTTACCATACACACATGCCGCAAGCTGCCGCTCCTCTTCTGGCCTGATTTCTGTG AGGAGCTGGAAGTGGAGTGGTTCGTGGGCGGCGGGGAGGGCGGGGAGGGCGCGGCGCGGTACGTGGAGCGCGCTCGGAGCCGGCGCGCGCTCGGCGCGGCGCTGCTCGGCTggctcggcggcggcgggctGGCCACCGCGCGCGCCGACCATCTGCGCGCGCTGAGGGAAACCTTCCACTGA